Proteins from one Nerophis lumbriciformis linkage group LG08, RoL_Nlum_v2.1, whole genome shotgun sequence genomic window:
- the LOC133611489 gene encoding heterogeneous nuclear ribonucleoprotein Q-like isoform X4, with product MKTYRQREKQGTKVADTNKGPDEAKIKALLERTGYTLDVTTGQRKYGGPPPESAHSGAQPTVGTEIFVGKIPRDLFEDELVPLFEKAGPIWDLRLMMDPLSGLNRGYAFVTFCTKEAAQQAVKLCNNNEIRPGKQIGVCISVANNRLFVGSIPKSKTKEQIVEEFAKVTEGLNDVILYHQPDDKKKNRGFCFLEYEDHKTAAQARRRLMSGKVKVWGNVVTVEWADPIEDPDPEVMAKVKVLFVRNLASSVTEEILEKSFSQFGKLERVKKLKDYAFIHFEERDGAVKALADLNGKDLEGEHIEIVFAKPPDQKRKERKAQRQAAKTQMYDEYYYYAPPHMPPPTRGRGRGGRGGYSYPPYYYSSEDYYDYYGYDYHNYRGGYDDPFYSYDEFQGSGRVRGARGGLRGISQTRGRGSITPRGRVGFSQRGGPGTSRAGKRGRGRS from the exons TCAAA GCACTGCTGGAGAGGACTGGCTACACGCTGGATGTAACTACAGGCCAGAGGAAGTATGGCGGTCCTCCACCTGAGTCAGCTCACTCGGGAGCGCAGCCGACTGTCGGGACAGAG ATATTTGTTGGCAAAATCCCAAGAGACCTCTTTGAGGATGAGTTGGTTCCTCTGTTTGAGAAAGCTGGGCCCATTTGGGACTTGCGTCTAATGATGGATCCCCTCAGTGGCCTGAACAGAGGCTACGCCTTCGTCACTTTCTGCACTAAAGAGGCGGCACAACAGGCTGTCAAATTG TGCAACAACAATGAAATTCGACCTGGCAAACAAATTGGTGTGTGCATCTCAGTGGCCAATAACAGGCTGTTTGTTGGCTCCATTCCCAAGAGTAAAACAAAAGAGCAGATTGTTGAAGAATTTGCAAAAGTCACAG AGGGTTTAAATGATGTCATATTATACCACCAACCCGACGACAAGAAGAAGAATCGTGGCTTTTGCTTCCTGGAGTATGAAGACCACAAGACTGCGGCTCAGGCTCGCCGACGTTTGATGAGTGGCAAAGTGAAAGTGTGGGGCAATGTGGTCACCGTAGAATGGGCTGATCCCATCGAGGACCCTGACCCAGAGGTTATGGCTAAG GTGAAAGTACTGTTTGTGAGGAACCTAGCGAGTTCTGTTACAGAAGAGATTCTTGAAAAATCCTTCAGTCAGTTTGGCAAGTTGGAGCGTGTGAAAAAATTGAAAGACTATGCTTTCATCCACTTTGAAGAAAGAGATGGCGCTGTTAAG GCTCTGGCTGATCTCAATGGAAAAGACCTGGAAGGAGAACATATTGAGATAGTCTTTGCCAAGCCTCCTGACCAGAAGAGGAAAGAGCGCAAAGCTCAGAGACAAGCAGCCAAAACACAAAT GTATGATGAATACTATTACTATGCGCCTCCGCACATGCCGCCACCCACAAGAGGTCGTGGACGAGGCGGGCGCGGTGGATACTCTTACCCTCCCTACTACTACAGCTCCGAAGACTATTATGATTACTATGGCTACGACTACCACAACTACCGGGGCGGCTATGACGATCCGTTCTATAGCTACGATGAATTCCAGGGCTCTGGGAGAGTCCGAGGAGCGAGAGGTGGTCTCCGCGGTATCAGTCAGACCAGGGGCCGCGGAAGCATCACACCTAGAGGGAGAGTGGGCTTCTCACAGCGAGGCGGGCCCGGAACGAGCAGAG